One genomic segment of Helianthus annuus cultivar XRQ/B chromosome 14, HanXRQr2.0-SUNRISE, whole genome shotgun sequence includes these proteins:
- the LOC110906017 gene encoding uncharacterized protein LOC110906017 — protein MKREGRQHGVVRSYPILPTPFSRQRRYVKTVDSTSVAGVFTKVSRKPTNQSKFTGKCGNARCLGCHIHPVCKSRDKAKGTMKLRSIGSDHRELIGCTAGTLAIDATTYLASHENYDDGTIEYYDCSDDDTKEQIGVEDNADDGWFLVGHFQ, from the coding sequence ATGAAGAGAGAGGGTCGTCAACACGGTGTTGTTCGGAGCTACCCAATCCTGCCTACTCCCTTTTCTCGTCAAAGGCGATATGTAAAAACGGTGGATTCAACCTCCGTCGCAGGTGTATTCACCAAAGTTTCAAGGAAGCCTACAAATCAGTCTAAATTCACCGGAAAATGTGGTAATGCCCGATGCCTTGGTTGTCATATCCATCCGGTTTGTAAGTCCAGAGACAAGGCCAAAGGAACCATGAAGCTGAGATCAATTGGATCTGATCATCGTGAACTAATCGGTTGTACTGCTGGTACTTTGGCCATCGATGCCACAACTTACTTGGCCAGCCATGAAAACTATGATGACGGTACAATCGAATATTATGATTGCAGTGATGATGATACTAAGGAACAGATTGGGGTTGAAGATAATGCAGATGATGGGTGGTTTTTGGTTGGTCATTTCCAGTGA